A single region of the Magnetococcales bacterium genome encodes:
- the lptG gene encoding LPS export ABC transporter permease LptG, with the protein MPILFGYLLRFFLTGFLKMIGVFIGLFLLIDGIEGIRRFSQKPHFNILDLSLLLASRIPNFLGMLTPSMVLLTTLMGVARLIRQNEITVMRASGLSLPGILSPFLAGGLIIALFHMLLIGQIAPHTNQIAQQIRDRILDHQLAPLSQTGEVWVREGARIIHAQRVDPKANTLHEVTVFTFDSDNHLSARLEANTAVYHEKGWQLNQGIDYRFLPQIAVETFQQRPWDVSLDPQRLSVETPPPEMLTLLELHALSEQLQHDGHDTTRYQVILHRRLATPAFTLAAILLAFPFALRLPRSGGALRSTLLGLMIGFAMFVLADLATALGMGGRLPPALAAWAPVLFFCGLAGFLLLHLSSPKRAHRA; encoded by the coding sequence ATGCCCATTCTCTTCGGCTACCTGCTGCGCTTTTTTCTCACCGGTTTCCTGAAGATGATCGGCGTCTTCATCGGTCTGTTCCTGCTGATCGACGGCATCGAGGGCATCCGCCGCTTCTCGCAAAAACCCCATTTCAACATTCTGGATCTCTCCTTGCTGCTGGCCAGCCGCATTCCCAACTTTCTGGGCATGCTCACCCCCTCCATGGTGCTGCTGACCACCCTGATGGGAGTGGCACGACTGATCCGTCAAAACGAAATCACCGTCATGCGGGCCAGTGGCCTCTCCCTGCCCGGGATTCTCAGCCCCTTTCTGGCGGGGGGACTGATCATCGCCTTGTTCCACATGCTGCTGATCGGCCAGATCGCCCCCCATACCAACCAGATCGCCCAACAAATCAGAGACCGCATCCTGGATCACCAGCTCGCGCCCCTCTCCCAGACCGGCGAAGTCTGGGTCCGGGAAGGCGCCCGGATCATCCATGCCCAACGGGTCGATCCCAAGGCCAACACCCTCCACGAGGTGACGGTCTTCACCTTCGACTCCGACAATCACCTGTCGGCCCGACTGGAAGCCAACACCGCGGTCTACCACGAAAAAGGCTGGCAACTCAACCAGGGGATCGACTACCGCTTTCTGCCCCAGATCGCCGTCGAAACCTTCCAGCAACGCCCATGGGATGTCTCCCTGGACCCCCAACGCCTCTCCGTGGAAACACCCCCACCGGAAATGCTCACCCTGCTGGAACTCCACGCCCTCTCGGAACAACTTCAGCACGACGGACACGATACCACCCGCTACCAGGTGATCCTCCACCGACGCCTCGCCACCCCGGCCTTCACCCTGGCGGCCATCCTGCTGGCCTTCCCCTTCGCCCTGCGACTGCCCCGCTCCGGCGGCGCGCTGCGCTCCACACTCCTGGGCCTGATGATCGGCTTCGCCATGTTCGTGCTGGCGGATCTGGCCACCGCGCTGGGCATGGGCGGTCGTCTGCCCCCGGCGCTGGCCGCCTGGGCGCCGGTACTGTTCTTCTGCGGCCTTGCCGGATTCCTGCTCCTGCACCTGTCCTCCCCGAAACGCGCCCACCGCGCCTGA
- the rpsT gene encoding 30S ribosomal protein S20, with translation MANIKSSMKSIRTSAKDNSRNRSAKSRMRTFIKNVVQAAAAGDLPLASEAFRKATSVLAVTARKGMIHPNTAARQTRRLNARVRALALQSAAS, from the coding sequence GTGGCCAATATTAAATCTTCCATGAAGAGCATTCGCACCTCTGCCAAGGACAACAGCCGCAACCGGTCGGCCAAGTCCCGCATGCGGACCTTTATCAAAAATGTCGTGCAGGCTGCGGCTGCGGGTGATCTTCCCCTGGCCTCGGAAGCCTTTCGCAAGGCCACGTCGGTCCTGGCGGTCACGGCCCGCAAAGGGATGATCCATCCCAATACCGCCGCCCGTCAAACCCGGCGTTTGAACGCCCGTGTACGGGCTTTGGCGCTTCAGTCCGCCGCCTCCTGA
- a CDS encoding Crp/Fnr family transcriptional regulator codes for MSVAGRDMIGRIFRDTTLFGAMSETQVLRVQRTMRQIHLEENQALFNAQEVADRFFVIVKGRVKLFHLSVSGSEKVLRILGPGDSIALAVMFMEQQNYPVFATALTVAEVLTFDNKTFLNILRESPETCFRMMAEMSKRLHGQLSEIRNLSMQSAPVRLARYLLANKSPGLGPDTNMVRLDASKRVVASRLSIQPETFSRILGRLTRLNLIEVKGRTIVIPDVLALQAFIDEEQQGSDRS; via the coding sequence ATGAGCGTGGCGGGTCGGGACATGATCGGCAGAATTTTTCGTGACACCACCTTGTTCGGTGCCATGTCCGAAACCCAGGTTCTGCGGGTGCAGCGCACCATGCGGCAGATTCATCTGGAAGAAAACCAAGCACTCTTCAATGCCCAGGAGGTGGCGGATCGGTTTTTCGTCATCGTCAAGGGGCGGGTCAAGCTGTTTCATCTGTCGGTCAGCGGGTCGGAAAAGGTGTTGCGGATCCTGGGACCGGGGGACTCCATCGCTTTGGCGGTGATGTTCATGGAGCAGCAGAACTATCCGGTTTTCGCCACGGCCCTGACCGTGGCCGAGGTCTTGACCTTCGACAACAAAACGTTCCTCAATATCCTGCGGGAGTCCCCGGAGACCTGTTTCCGGATGATGGCCGAAATGAGCAAGCGGCTCCATGGGCAACTGTCGGAAATCCGCAACCTGAGCATGCAAAGCGCGCCGGTGCGCCTGGCCCGTTATCTGCTGGCCAACAAAAGTCCCGGTCTGGGGCCGGATACCAATATGGTACGTCTGGATGCCTCCAAACGGGTGGTGGCATCCCGGCTTTCCATTCAGCCGGAAACCTTTTCACGCATCCTGGGACGCTTGACCCGACTCAATCTCATCGAGGTCAAAGGGCGGACCATCGTGATTCCCGATGTGCTGGCACTCCAGGCGTTCATCGATGAAGAGCAACAAGGTTCCGATCGCTCCTGA
- a CDS encoding DMT family protein codes for MKPTLITVFLLICSNVFMTFAWYGHLKHMQERTWYIAALASWGIALFEYLLQVPANRIGFTVLSVSQLKIIQEVITLLVFIPFAVFYMGQPLKLDYLWAGCCLVGAVYFIFRT; via the coding sequence ATGAAACCGACATTGATCACGGTCTTTTTGTTGATCTGCTCCAACGTCTTCATGACGTTCGCTTGGTACGGCCACCTGAAACACATGCAGGAACGAACCTGGTATATCGCCGCCCTGGCAAGCTGGGGCATCGCCTTGTTTGAATACCTGCTCCAGGTTCCGGCCAACCGCATCGGCTTCACCGTGCTGTCCGTCTCCCAACTGAAAATCATCCAAGAGGTCATCACCCTCCTGGTCTTCATCCCCTTCGCCGTCTTCTATATGGGCCAACCCCTCAAACTGGATTACCTCTGGGCCGGCTGCTGCCTCGTCGGCGCGGTCTACTTCATTTTCCGCACATGA
- a CDS encoding leucyl aminopeptidase encodes MPESHLKMDVVVGDFVTRETDVWVIGVYQGGEPQAALSRCGEVVEREVRRVLKSGWMRGESGEQLFLPVPGGCGLAVERLLLVGLGKRESLTVESFRGLGASVVKACEKGGVDRVTCVLTLDSHQGIAPNRVMEAMAEGAWLGSYRFDRLQSVSKKEAPRHRLKRMEFPLSGAKAEGERKRLVQVERIVRGVNMARDLANLPGNLLYPDLLAKKARELAERLPIKTTILSDSVLMQKGMNGILAVGQGSANPPCLIVMEYRKGGDRPTLAVVGKAVTFDSGGISLKPGAKMEEMKFDMSGGAAVFGFMQAIAEMNLPINVVGVVPAAENMPSGTAQRPGDVIKTAKGLYVEVINTDAEGRLILADALHHAASFDPDVIIDLATLTGACVVALGEHATGLMGNNEALQKKLQKAGEYCGERLWPLPMFPEYQEQIKSVVADIKNVGGREAGTITAACFLSRFVDDSRAWAHLDIAGTAYDGSGTRAHMPKGAVGIGVRLLCRYVLAERM; translated from the coding sequence ATGCCGGAATCTCATTTGAAGATGGATGTGGTGGTGGGTGATTTCGTTACCCGCGAGACGGACGTATGGGTGATTGGTGTTTATCAGGGGGGCGAGCCGCAGGCGGCGCTTTCTCGGTGTGGTGAAGTGGTGGAGCGGGAGGTCCGACGGGTCTTGAAGTCCGGCTGGATGCGTGGCGAATCCGGGGAGCAGTTGTTTTTGCCGGTTCCTGGTGGTTGTGGTTTGGCGGTGGAGCGGTTGTTGCTGGTTGGTTTGGGCAAGCGGGAGTCGTTGACCGTGGAGAGTTTTCGCGGGTTGGGGGCTTCGGTGGTCAAGGCGTGCGAGAAGGGCGGGGTGGATCGGGTGACGTGTGTGTTGACTTTGGACAGTCATCAGGGGATCGCCCCGAATCGGGTGATGGAGGCCATGGCCGAGGGGGCATGGTTGGGGAGTTATCGTTTTGATCGTTTGCAGAGTGTCAGCAAGAAGGAGGCTCCCCGTCATCGTTTGAAGCGGATGGAGTTTCCGTTGTCCGGCGCCAAGGCCGAGGGGGAGCGCAAGCGGTTGGTTCAGGTGGAGCGGATTGTCCGCGGGGTGAACATGGCGCGGGATCTGGCCAATTTGCCGGGCAATCTGTTGTATCCGGATCTGTTGGCCAAGAAGGCCCGGGAGTTGGCCGAGCGGTTGCCCATCAAGACCACGATTCTTTCCGATTCGGTGTTGATGCAAAAGGGGATGAACGGGATTCTGGCGGTGGGTCAGGGGAGTGCCAATCCGCCGTGTCTGATTGTCATGGAGTATCGCAAGGGGGGGGATCGACCCACTTTGGCGGTTGTGGGCAAGGCGGTCACGTTTGATTCCGGGGGAATCTCCTTGAAGCCCGGCGCCAAGATGGAAGAGATGAAGTTTGACATGAGCGGCGGGGCGGCGGTGTTTGGTTTCATGCAGGCCATTGCCGAGATGAATTTGCCCATCAATGTGGTGGGGGTGGTGCCGGCGGCGGAGAACATGCCTTCGGGCACGGCCCAGCGTCCTGGAGATGTCATCAAGACCGCCAAGGGGTTGTATGTCGAGGTGATCAATACCGACGCCGAGGGGCGGTTGATTCTGGCGGATGCGTTGCATCATGCGGCTTCGTTCGATCCGGATGTGATCATTGATCTGGCCACCTTGACGGGTGCGTGTGTGGTGGCTTTGGGGGAGCATGCCACGGGGTTGATGGGCAACAACGAGGCGTTGCAGAAAAAACTGCAAAAAGCCGGGGAGTATTGTGGCGAGCGGTTATGGCCCTTGCCCATGTTTCCGGAGTATCAGGAGCAGATCAAGTCGGTGGTGGCGGACATCAAGAATGTGGGTGGGCGTGAAGCGGGGACCATTACCGCGGCGTGTTTCCTGTCTCGTTTTGTGGATGATTCCCGTGCCTGGGCACATTTGGACATTGCGGGTACGGCTTATGATGGTTCCGGCACTCGTGCCCACATGCCCAAGGGGGCGGTGGGGATCGGGGTGAGGTTGTTGTGTCGTTATGTGTTGGCGGAGCGGATGTGA
- a CDS encoding adenylate/guanylate cyclase domain-containing protein: MNNVGKFLIRYDIMATVILFLLMIPAEYHETFALLEEQTISMRQLLRMSLAKPEKTRFSKDIFLVNTDEKFFDKYGSFPLRRTDLGRIATNLTALGAKVVALDVLMDFPSSYQEDEPTAKALKEAGNVLLVAQADFKDGQFFRLNRATAKLAEVTKNGYTNISSPSAIITSLSRLKIYPEIARKENGWPYAIMALAMYWGVEPRLENNILHLGDRLAIPLNQTNELYIDFPQLPDGTRFLSQTGLSALEFLNIDDLDADEREELSMWVKGKLVLVGDTSEVSHDWFDTPVGMVYGVEIIADIISTLMKGAPLRPASTPVEIVVMMLFMVAVLISGTMQNPLKRTLFAVGILGVYVAGAILAHVHLDMVLSMSYPLVAGLFGFLAITIRYYALEMSQKRMIKGAFGQYLSPKVVDILVKDPSKLSLGGEQREMTAFFSDVAGFSTISEKLTPQELVQLLNEYLTAMCDIISRYDGTVDKFEGDAIIAFWGAPLDQPDHAALACCAAVDMGAHMVKMRERLLAEGRPRMTVRMGLNSGPMVVGNMGSKQRMDYTIMGDAVNLAARLEGANKFYASDIMVSGATYEQAKERVEARPLDVVRVVGKKEPVPIYQLLAHKGALTAAQQKLLDLYLAGLELYRKRAYAEAIVQFEAALGVDPEDGPSRTYVERCKEYLDNPPPADWDGVFQLTSKG, from the coding sequence ATGAACAATGTGGGAAAATTCCTGATCCGTTACGACATCATGGCCACCGTGATCCTGTTTTTGCTCATGATCCCGGCGGAATACCACGAAACCTTCGCCCTGCTGGAAGAACAGACCATCTCCATGCGCCAGTTGTTGCGCATGAGTCTGGCCAAACCGGAGAAGACCCGTTTTTCCAAGGATATTTTCCTGGTCAACACCGACGAGAAATTTTTTGACAAATACGGCAGTTTCCCCCTGCGACGCACGGATCTGGGCCGGATCGCCACCAATCTGACCGCCCTCGGGGCCAAAGTGGTGGCGCTGGACGTGCTGATGGACTTCCCCAGCTCCTATCAGGAGGACGAACCCACGGCCAAGGCCCTGAAAGAGGCGGGCAATGTGCTGCTGGTGGCCCAGGCGGATTTCAAGGATGGACAATTCTTCCGCCTGAACCGGGCCACGGCCAAACTGGCGGAGGTGACCAAAAACGGCTACACCAACATCAGCTCCCCGAGCGCCATCATCACCAGTCTGTCCCGTCTGAAGATCTATCCGGAAATCGCCCGAAAGGAAAATGGCTGGCCCTATGCCATCATGGCCCTGGCCATGTACTGGGGGGTGGAACCCCGGCTCGAAAACAACATCCTGCATCTGGGGGACCGTCTGGCCATTCCCCTCAACCAGACCAACGAACTGTACATCGACTTTCCCCAGCTGCCGGACGGAACCCGTTTCCTGAGCCAGACCGGTCTGTCGGCGTTGGAGTTCCTCAACATCGACGACCTGGACGCAGACGAACGGGAAGAACTTTCCATGTGGGTCAAAGGCAAGCTGGTTTTGGTCGGCGACACCTCGGAGGTCTCCCACGACTGGTTCGACACCCCGGTGGGCATGGTCTACGGGGTGGAAATCATCGCCGACATCATCAGCACCTTGATGAAAGGGGCCCCTCTGCGTCCCGCCTCCACGCCGGTGGAAATCGTGGTGATGATGCTGTTCATGGTGGCGGTACTGATCTCCGGCACCATGCAAAATCCCCTGAAACGCACCCTGTTCGCCGTGGGAATCCTCGGGGTGTATGTGGCGGGGGCGATTCTGGCCCATGTGCATCTGGACATGGTGCTGTCCATGAGTTATCCCCTGGTGGCGGGGCTGTTTGGATTCCTGGCCATCACCATCCGCTATTACGCCTTGGAAATGAGTCAGAAACGGATGATCAAGGGAGCCTTCGGGCAATATTTGTCACCCAAGGTGGTGGACATCCTGGTGAAAGATCCCAGCAAACTCTCCCTGGGTGGCGAGCAGCGGGAAATGACGGCCTTTTTTTCCGATGTGGCGGGATTTTCCACCATCTCGGAAAAATTGACCCCTCAGGAGCTGGTGCAATTGCTCAACGAGTACCTGACCGCCATGTGCGACATCATCTCCCGGTACGACGGCACGGTGGACAAGTTTGAAGGGGATGCCATCATCGCCTTCTGGGGCGCACCGCTGGATCAACCCGATCATGCGGCCCTGGCCTGTTGCGCCGCCGTGGACATGGGGGCGCATATGGTCAAGATGCGGGAACGTCTGCTGGCGGAAGGCCGTCCAAGAATGACCGTGCGCATGGGCTTGAACTCCGGACCCATGGTGGTGGGCAACATGGGTTCCAAACAGCGCATGGACTACACCATCATGGGGGACGCGGTCAATCTGGCCGCCCGTCTGGAGGGGGCCAACAAGTTTTATGCGTCTGATATCATGGTTTCCGGGGCCACCTACGAACAGGCCAAGGAACGGGTCGAGGCCCGGCCACTGGACGTGGTGCGGGTGGTGGGCAAAAAGGAACCGGTCCCGATCTATCAACTCCTGGCCCACAAGGGCGCCCTGACCGCCGCACAGCAAAAACTGTTGGACTTGTATCTGGCGGGTCTGGAACTGTACCGCAAGCGCGCCTACGCGGAGGCCATCGTCCAGTTCGAGGCCGCTTTGGGGGTGGATCCGGAGGATGGTCCCTCCCGCACCTATGTGGAGCGTTGCAAGGAATATCTGGACAATCCGCCCCCCGCGGACTGGGATGGGGTGTTCCAACTGACCTCCAAGGGGTGA
- the lptF gene encoding LPS export ABC transporter permease LptF gives MNRISRYLFLDCAQTSLMALGTLTFLIMLPQVLLLVDVWINKGASFTVLRQMIQYAIPQFMVGTLPMALLSGILLTLGRMARDSELVIIKASGISLWQMTRPVGMLVLLFTTLSLLLNWIWVPKAYYEFSVLKKALLSSNTALTMQSRTFNRSIPGLTIYINHQDPMTGILEGVLVHDQRIPNETVTITARRAHPHTRSDHKAALFLEDGSRHWTTPGGHYRHMQFTRFDLGLDVVLGLVPQHKKEEVDEMDPAELHNAIQNGTPQRQHAARMEWHRRLAFPVATLIMGLLALPLGAQQSHRTGKSYGFVAALLILILHFLLLASGEALAGKKLITPMTGFWLPNLFMALLTAWVFRFTAQGHTLPEFRWPGSWWPIPARFRSNTDSSSTPTGQR, from the coding sequence ATGAACCGCATCTCCCGCTACCTGTTTCTGGATTGCGCCCAGACCTCGCTGATGGCCCTGGGAACCCTGACCTTTCTGATCATGCTTCCCCAGGTGCTGCTGCTGGTAGATGTCTGGATCAACAAGGGGGCATCGTTCACGGTGCTGCGTCAAATGATCCAGTACGCCATTCCCCAGTTCATGGTGGGAACCCTGCCCATGGCACTGCTGAGCGGCATTCTTTTGACCCTCGGACGCATGGCACGGGACAGCGAACTGGTGATCATCAAAGCCAGTGGAATCAGCCTGTGGCAAATGACCCGTCCGGTGGGAATGCTGGTGCTGCTGTTCACCACCCTCTCCCTGCTGCTCAACTGGATCTGGGTTCCGAAAGCCTACTATGAATTTTCGGTGCTGAAAAAAGCCCTGCTCTCCTCCAATACCGCCCTGACCATGCAATCCCGTACCTTCAACCGCAGCATTCCGGGATTGACCATCTATATCAATCACCAAGATCCCATGACCGGAATCCTGGAAGGGGTACTGGTCCACGATCAACGCATCCCCAACGAAACCGTCACCATCACCGCCCGCCGCGCCCATCCCCATACCCGGTCGGATCACAAGGCGGCCTTGTTCCTGGAAGACGGCAGCCGCCACTGGACCACGCCGGGAGGTCACTACCGGCACATGCAGTTCACCCGCTTCGACCTGGGTCTGGATGTGGTGCTGGGACTGGTGCCGCAACACAAAAAAGAAGAAGTCGATGAAATGGATCCCGCCGAACTCCACAACGCGATCCAAAACGGTACCCCCCAACGCCAACACGCGGCCCGCATGGAGTGGCATCGCCGACTGGCCTTTCCGGTGGCCACCCTGATCATGGGACTGCTCGCCCTCCCCCTGGGGGCGCAACAATCCCATCGCACCGGCAAAAGCTATGGCTTTGTCGCCGCCCTGCTGATCCTGATCCTCCATTTTCTGCTGCTGGCCTCCGGAGAGGCCTTGGCGGGCAAAAAACTCATCACCCCCATGACGGGATTCTGGCTACCCAACCTGTTCATGGCCCTGCTGACCGCATGGGTTTTCCGGTTCACCGCCCAGGGGCATACCCTGCCCGAATTCCGCTGGCCCGGCTCCTGGTGGCCCATCCCCGCCCGCTTCCGGTCCAACACCGACTCCTCCTCCACACCCACCGGCCAGCGGTAA
- the murJ gene encoding murein biosynthesis integral membrane protein MurJ — protein MPSHRPPHQERSEQGQLLRSTAIIGFFTLLSRITGFVRDMIIARAFGAGMGADAFFVAQKLPNFLRRLFAEGAFSTAFVPVFADHLAKGDPEETKNAVHAVFTHLALWLMVVVAVGQVIMPALVLVAAPGFIDDPGKFDLAVLLSRVTFPYIFFISLTALAAGILNSHKKFAIPAATPILLNASMILGATVLTRHFDPPVMGLAIGVTLGGILQLAFQLPALHRLGLGFRFRWDPKHPSIKRILTLMGPSVLGVSVAQINLLLDLFLASWLPEGSISYLYYADRLLEFPLGLIAIALSTAILPMLSAKAARGDEAGFKSNLETALRVVAFLTLPATVALMVVGEPMLALLFERGAFAPETTRLTAYALLAYGVGLPALATVKVTAPAFYAMKDTRTPVRIAIICMVANMVMNLILMFPLHHAGLALATSLGGFLNAGLLLRALRKRMGITVSRELMITLFKAMAASAVMGIFLYTIRELYWSRALSDWWQGITVLLMLTGAGMVYVASAWLLGMRETRFLLQLVQRKRETEIR, from the coding sequence ATACCCTCCCATCGGCCCCCCCACCAGGAACGCTCCGAACAGGGACAGTTGCTCCGTTCGACGGCCATCATCGGTTTTTTCACCCTGTTGTCGCGCATCACCGGATTTGTCCGCGACATGATCATCGCCCGGGCCTTCGGGGCCGGCATGGGGGCCGACGCCTTTTTCGTGGCGCAGAAACTGCCCAATTTTCTCCGTCGGCTCTTTGCCGAAGGGGCCTTCAGCACCGCCTTCGTGCCGGTGTTCGCCGATCACCTGGCCAAGGGGGATCCGGAAGAGACCAAAAACGCGGTCCACGCGGTCTTCACCCATCTGGCCTTGTGGTTGATGGTGGTGGTGGCAGTCGGTCAGGTGATCATGCCCGCCCTGGTGCTGGTGGCCGCCCCGGGATTCATCGACGATCCGGGCAAGTTCGATCTGGCGGTGCTGCTTTCCCGGGTGACTTTTCCTTATATTTTCTTCATCTCCCTCACCGCCCTGGCCGCCGGCATCCTCAACAGCCACAAGAAATTCGCCATTCCCGCCGCCACCCCGATCCTGCTCAACGCCAGCATGATCCTGGGCGCCACGGTGCTGACCCGACACTTCGACCCCCCGGTGATGGGTCTGGCCATCGGCGTCACCCTGGGAGGCATCCTGCAACTGGCGTTTCAACTCCCGGCCCTCCACCGGCTGGGGCTGGGCTTCCGGTTCCGCTGGGATCCCAAACACCCCTCGATCAAACGCATCCTCACCCTCATGGGACCTTCGGTGCTGGGGGTATCGGTGGCCCAGATCAATTTATTGCTGGATCTGTTTTTGGCCTCGTGGCTGCCGGAAGGCTCCATCTCCTATCTGTATTACGCCGACCGGCTGCTGGAATTCCCCCTGGGACTGATCGCCATCGCCTTGAGCACCGCCATTCTCCCCATGCTCTCCGCCAAGGCGGCCCGGGGGGATGAGGCGGGCTTCAAAAGCAATCTGGAAACCGCCTTGCGGGTGGTGGCCTTTCTCACCCTGCCCGCCACCGTGGCGTTGATGGTGGTGGGAGAACCCATGCTCGCCCTGCTCTTCGAGCGCGGCGCCTTCGCCCCGGAAACCACCCGCCTCACCGCCTACGCCCTGCTGGCCTACGGGGTGGGACTGCCGGCCCTGGCCACGGTCAAGGTGACCGCCCCGGCCTTCTACGCCATGAAGGACACCCGTACCCCGGTACGCATCGCCATCATCTGCATGGTGGCCAACATGGTGATGAACCTGATCCTGATGTTCCCCCTGCACCACGCCGGATTGGCCCTGGCCACCTCCCTGGGGGGATTCCTCAATGCCGGTCTGCTGCTGCGGGCCTTGCGGAAACGCATGGGCATCACCGTAAGCCGTGAACTGATGATCACCCTGTTCAAGGCGATGGCGGCATCGGCGGTGATGGGGATTTTTCTGTATACGATCCGTGAACTCTACTGGAGTCGCGCCCTGTCGGACTGGTGGCAGGGGATCACGGTCCTGCTGATGCTGACCGGCGCGGGAATGGTCTATGTGGCAAGCGCGTGGCTGCTCGGCATGCGCGAGACCCGTTTTCTGCTGCAACTCGTCCAACGCAAACGGGAAACCGAAATCAGGTGA
- a CDS encoding formylglycine-generating enzyme family protein, which translates to MNAFRRRRFSRLALLLPAWLLGGCPWPTPPLLSPDDDPPPEETLRIQATWRLGTLAPVPAAQTPTLWKDPVTGITLTRIAGGCFIMGDNQGKPHERPAHNVCLDDFWLATHETTQEQWQRIMETLPGQTVPGAGLPVENVTWNDVERFIQRLNSKGQGHFRLPTEAEWEYACRNRGQSLRYCGTNDDPTPYSWHQGSGVTLHPVGERLANGLGLHDMNGNVWEWVGDWYDENAYQNTSSNNPTGPESGTSKVFRGGGVLSGTGFLKATNRANLWPDRKNALLGFRLAGNPPVK; encoded by the coding sequence ATGAACGCATTCCGCCGTCGCCGTTTTTCTCGTCTCGCGCTGCTGCTGCCCGCCTGGCTCCTGGGGGGTTGCCCCTGGCCCACACCCCCCCTGCTCTCCCCGGACGACGACCCTCCCCCGGAAGAGACCCTGAGGATTCAAGCCACTTGGCGTCTCGGCACCCTGGCTCCCGTGCCTGCGGCCCAGACCCCCACCCTCTGGAAAGATCCCGTCACCGGCATCACCCTGACCCGGATCGCCGGTGGCTGTTTCATCATGGGGGACAACCAGGGCAAACCCCATGAACGCCCGGCCCATAACGTCTGTCTCGACGACTTCTGGCTCGCCACCCACGAGACCACCCAGGAACAATGGCAACGGATCATGGAGACCCTGCCGGGACAAACCGTTCCGGGAGCCGGATTGCCGGTGGAAAATGTCACCTGGAACGACGTGGAACGCTTCATCCAGCGGCTCAACAGCAAAGGGCAGGGTCACTTCCGCCTGCCCACCGAGGCGGAATGGGAGTACGCCTGCCGCAACCGGGGTCAGTCTCTGCGCTACTGCGGCACCAACGACGATCCCACCCCCTACTCCTGGCATCAGGGGAGCGGCGTGACCCTGCATCCGGTGGGGGAACGTCTGGCCAACGGCCTGGGTCTGCACGACATGAACGGCAATGTCTGGGAGTGGGTCGGGGACTGGTATGACGAAAACGCTTACCAGAACACGTCGAGCAACAATCCGACCGGACCGGAAAGCGGTACATCCAAGGTATTCCGTGGGGGAGGGGTACTGTCGGGAACGGGATTTCTCAAAGCCACGAACCGGGCCAATCTCTGGCCGGATCGCAAAAACGCCTTGCTGGGATTCCGACTGGCGGGCAATCCCCCCGTGAAATGA
- a CDS encoding DNA polymerase III subunit chi — MARVREGRPVARFYQVAASSPEVVMVGLLFKLVDQGMRVCVLAADGGQVRHLDDQLWRYPAERFLPHGVWDGVDVERQPVLIAMRPDDRNGATVVIVAGAQVVDESVAFDVVVDFVDVRDPVPARGRYRQYQARGYQMEYWIQSPEGRWNKQG, encoded by the coding sequence ATGGCGAGGGTTCGGGAGGGGAGGCCGGTGGCGCGATTTTATCAGGTTGCCGCCTCCTCTCCGGAGGTTGTGATGGTTGGTTTGTTGTTCAAGTTGGTGGATCAGGGGATGCGGGTGTGTGTGTTGGCGGCGGATGGGGGGCAGGTGCGTCATTTGGATGATCAATTGTGGCGTTATCCGGCGGAGCGGTTTTTGCCGCATGGGGTTTGGGATGGTGTGGATGTGGAGCGGCAACCGGTTTTGATTGCGATGCGTCCGGATGATCGGAATGGGGCGACGGTGGTGATTGTGGCGGGTGCGCAGGTGGTGGATGAGTCGGTGGCGTTTGATGTGGTCGTGGATTTTGTCGATGTGCGGGATCCGGTGCCGGCCCGGGGGCGGTATCGGCAGTATCAGGCGCGGGGATATCAGATGGAGTATTGGATTCAGTCTCCGGAGGGGCGTTGGAACAAGCAAGGCTGA